A window of Bacteroidota bacterium genomic DNA:
TCTATCAGCCTTGAAATTTGTTCGGGATTGCAGAATTCTTGGATCAATGAATCATGAGACAATAAATATTTCTTTGGAACCCTTCCATTATCAATTGAAAGCCATTCGTCTAGTGGTGTCGGATAACCTAATTTATCTGGCCTGTTTCCAATTGTTTCCTGACCTGAGTTGCGCAAATATTGTCTTAGTATCCATTTTGTTTCCCCTGAAGATATTTTAACATCAGAAGATTGTGAGAATAACCATTCCACGAGACGATAATCCATAAACGGCAATCTGGATTCAATGGAATGGGCCATACTGATGGCATCCCCATAATGAAGAAGTCCTGGAAGAATGGTTACCGAAAAATCTTTCAATAGTCGCCGGGTTACCGTATCCATATTATTCGAAATAGGAAAACGAAACTCCCTTGCACCAAGTTTTAATGCTTTTTTTATAAATTCGGGTTTTAATGTCGAACCTGCTCCAACCCTTTTACGGTTCCACTTAATCAGCCACGGGAAGCATTCACGGATCAACCACAAAAAGGCCATTTTGGATGTAAAGGTAGTTGACAGTCCATTCCATTCATTTGTAGCGTTCTGAATCTTATTCAAGGTCGGCCGGATACATAAATCCTTTAATTTATCAATAAATGACAGAATCCCATATTGCGGATATCCACCCAAACATTCATCAGCACCTTGTCCTTCAAGTAGCACCGGAATATTCATATTACGAGCTTTTTGCATCAGACTCCAAAGTGGGAAAACTGCCGGTGAATAACCAGGAGCATCCATATGCCAACTGATCTGTTGCAGTGTATTTATCCAATCAGCAAATGGCGCGTCGACTTCAATAGGTCTTATACCATATGGCTTTGATGCTATCTCAGCCCACTTTGATTCCCCGCGTCCGCTATCTCCATATACAGATGTAAAACAAACCCTCTTAGATTTTTTTCCCCTCATAGAGGCTGAGAGGACTGCCGTTGAATCAAGTCCACCAGAAAGCGTAATCCCAACAGGAACATCACTCCTTAATCGAAGTTGAACTGAATCATTCAGCAATTCTTTAAACTCTTGAACAAGGATTGATTTTGCTTCATGATTTTCGGGACATTCAGGATAAGCCCAATAACGCCAAGTAATAAATGAACCCTTATCCACATCATATTCCCCACAATGTGCTGGAGGTAATATTTCAATACCACTGTAAAATGATGAATCAGAAGCATATAGCATCCCGAGTTCGAGAAATTCATAAAGGACTTTGGGATTTACCTTACGACATTCCGGGAAAATCTCCAACAGTGCTTTGGGCTCTGACGCAAAAGCAAATTGTTTATTATCATTAAAATAATAAAAGGGTTTTACTCCAAAGCGATCCCTAGCAACGAAAATTTTATTTTTTTTGGGTTGCCATATGGCGAAAGCCCACATCCCATTAAAATGATCTAAACACTTTGGCCCCCATTCCATAAAAGCTTTCAACAGTACTTCAGTGTCAGTTTTACTGTTAAAATGGTACCCTATTGCAATCAACTGATTACGAATTTCCAAATAATTATAAATTTCACCATTGAAAACAATAGTTATTCCAGTTTCTTTATCAACCATCGGTTGGTGGCCAGAGGAACTCAAATCCAAAATAGCTAAACGGCGATGTCCGAAAAAAACGTGATTGTTGGTGTATTCACCTCGATCATCCGGGCCGCGATGAGCCATAAGATCCAATGCAAACGAACATTTTTCAATTGATAATCCATTATTAATGCCTGTTACGCCGAAAATACCGCACATTTAATGATCACCTTTAGAAAAACATCTTTGGAACATTCCCCTCAAGACATAAGAAAAATCCCCTTGAATAAACAGAAGAATCAGTCGTCTCAATTTGAAAAATCGTATATCTAATGGAGACATGTTATTCACACCCAAAATTTTCTTATTCTCCTTACCAAATAGCTCTTTATTTAAAGCGGTCTTTGCTGAACCGTGGAGCCGGAAAGCGCCCCACATTTCATTAGAGCATACAGCTTTCGAGACATATAGGAGACGTAAAAACCATTCATAATCAAAAGAATATTGTAATTCTTCATTTAACCAACCAATTTTACTATGTACTGACCTACTCCAGAATGACGATTGATTAGCTAAAACCATACCTTCTGCTCGAAGAGAGTTATATGTTGGTTGGACATATTTAATATCTCTAATATTATTACCGTTCGAGTCGACAAGCATCATATT
This region includes:
- the asnB gene encoding asparagine synthase (glutamine-hydrolyzing), yielding MCGIFGVTGINNGLSIEKCSFALDLMAHRGPDDRGEYTNNHVFFGHRRLAILDLSSSGHQPMVDKETGITIVFNGEIYNYLEIRNQLIAIGYHFNSKTDTEVLLKAFMEWGPKCLDHFNGMWAFAIWQPKKNKIFVARDRFGVKPFYYFNDNKQFAFASEPKALLEIFPECRKVNPKVLYEFLELGMLYASDSSFYSGIEILPPAHCGEYDVDKGSFITWRYWAYPECPENHEAKSILVQEFKELLNDSVQLRLRSDVPVGITLSGGLDSTAVLSASMRGKKSKRVCFTSVYGDSGRGESKWAEIASKPYGIRPIEVDAPFADWINTLQQISWHMDAPGYSPAVFPLWSLMQKARNMNIPVLLEGQGADECLGGYPQYGILSFIDKLKDLCIRPTLNKIQNATNEWNGLSTTFTSKMAFLWLIRECFPWLIKWNRKRVGAGSTLKPEFIKKALKLGAREFRFPISNNMDTVTRRLLKDFSVTILPGLLHYGDAISMAHSIESRLPFMDYRLVEWLFSQSSDVKISSGETKWILRQYLRNSGQETIGNRPDKLGYPTPLDEWLSIDNGRVPKKYLLSHDSLIQEFCNPEQISRLI
- a CDS encoding glycosyltransferase, which produces MKNIKISIITPSYNQAEYLECTIKSVLEQNYPNLEYIIIDGGSTDGSLDIIKKYESHLAYWVSEPDNGQAHAINKGLKRASGDWLGWQNSDDLYYPDTFKGLAEIISKNIHADLIVGNMMLVDSNGNNIRDIKYVQPTYNSLRAEGMVLANQSSFWSRSVHSKIGWLNEELQYSFDYEWFLRLLYVSKAVCSNEMWGAFRLHGSAKTALNKELFGKENKKILGVNNMSPLDIRFFKLRRLILLFIQGDFSYVLRGMFQRCFSKGDH